A single Cannabis sativa cultivar Pink pepper isolate KNU-18-1 chromosome 7, ASM2916894v1, whole genome shotgun sequence DNA region contains:
- the LOC115697265 gene encoding probable glutathione S-transferase, giving the protein MAEIVKLYGLRASRFSNRINIALQLKGVEYKYYEEDLKNKSASLIKYNPIHKKVPTFVHNENPIAESLVILEYIDETWKTHPILPQHPYERAQARFWCRFMDDKVMAAAWKAFFVKEEQKQGLEEVNEYLEILEKELKGKYFGGDNIGMVDITGNFIVRWIPAIQELMGVEIFTEAKFPKLGKWSHDFATHPVVKEVLPSKEELIVAFKRFLNITN; this is encoded by the exons ATGGCAGAAATAGTTAAGCTTTATGGTCTTAGGGCAAGCCGTTTCAGTAACAGAATAAACATAGCTCTGCAACTCAAAGGTGTTGAATACAAATACTATGAAGAAGATCTGAAGAACAAGAGTGCTTCCCTCATCAAATACAACCCAATTCACAAAAAAGTCCCTACCTTTGTCCACAACGAAAACCCCATAGCAGAGTCACTTGTAATTCTTGAATACATCGATGAGACATGGAAGACTCACCCCATCTTGCCTCAACACCCTTACGAAAGAGCTCAAGCCCGTTTCTGGTGTCGGTTCATGGATGACAAG GTTATGGCTGCTGCATGGAAAGCATTCTTTGTTAAGGAGGAGCAAAAACAAGGATTGGAAGAAGTAAATGAGTATCTAGAGATTCTAGAGAAAGAGTTGAAAGGTAAGTACTTTGGAGGTGATAACATTGGAATGGTAGACATTACAGGAAACTTCATAGTCCGTTGGATCCCAGCTATACAAGAGCTTATGGGAGTAGAGATATTTACAGAGGCAAAgtttcccaagcttggtaaatgGAGCCATGATTTTGCTACTCATCCTGTGGTTAAGGAAGTATTGCCTTCTAAAGAAGAACTCATTGTTGCCTTCAAGCGTTTTTTGAACATCACCAACTAA